The Elaeis guineensis isolate ETL-2024a chromosome 13, EG11, whole genome shotgun sequence genome includes a region encoding these proteins:
- the LOC105056657 gene encoding RING-H2 finger protein ATL3 produces MSQPSSNVMTTAIMVAAVIVIFMVFLFALFFYLHVKRYSGANPTLGRARARARARAPVAVADEAAVPRRGLDPAAIKALPYMVFGPEVFKEGLECAVCLSELSKGEEARLLPGCRHGFHLECIDMWLNSHSTCPLCRSPVLSENADSGVELAEDSPVEAVLAAGRLPESPIFPTNVLFWGSQDQVTTGGPTTAAVAAGWCEGSSSSMDSSTGRPDRKLVIDVERRMMEGCQCPALSRLPVDEIKSPTSARLRSLRRLLSQGNRGIGSSCSLRVGDIEQGIVGVGVAVDGSLQMPKISPSS; encoded by the coding sequence ATGTCACAGCCGAGCAGCAACGTGATGACCACCGCCATCATGGTGGCCGCGGTGATAGTAATTTTTATGGTCTTCCTCTTCGCCTTGTTCTTCTACCTCCACGTGAAGCGCTACTCTGGCGCCAATCCCACCCTCGGCCGCGCCCGCGCCCGCGCCCGCGCCCGCGCCCCCGTCGCTGTCGCCGACGAAGCCGCCGTCCCCCGTCGTGGCCTCGATCCGGCCGCAATTAAAGCCCTCCCTTACATGGTTTTCGGGCCGGAGGTATTCAAGGAGGGGCTCGAGTGCGCTGTCTGCCTCTCGGAGCTGTCGAAGGGGGAGGAGGCTCGGTTGCTGCCCGGTTGCAGGCATGGCTTCCATTTGGAGTGCATCGATATGTGGCTAAACTCTCACTCCACCTGCCCGCTCTGCCGCAGCCCGGTGTTGTCGGAGAATGCTGATTCTGGCGTCGAATTGGCTGAGGATTCTCCGGTGGAGGCGGTGCTGGCGGCCGGGCGACTGCCGGAGTCCCCAATTTTCCCAACCAATGTGTTGTTTTGGGGATCCCAGGATCAGGTCACAACTGGAGGTCCGACGACCGCAGCAGTGGCGGCGGGCTGGTGTGAAGGGAGTTCGAGTTCTATGGACTCTTCGACAGGGAGGCCTGACCGAAAGCTGGTGATCGATGTCGAGCGACGAATGATGGAGGGATGCCAATGTCCAGCATTAAGTAGGCTACCTGTGGATGAGATCAAGTCTCCAACGTCGGCGAGGTTGAGGTCACTGAGGAGGCTCCTGAGCCAGGGGAATCGAGGGATTGGTTCTTCTTGCAGCCTCCGAGTTGGTGATATTGAGCAGGGAATAGTAGGAGTTGGAGTTGCAGTAGATGGGAGTCTTCAGATGCCAAAAATATCTCCAAGTTCTTGA
- the LOC105056658 gene encoding uncharacterized protein isoform X2, with product MKTAPVFPKGEVGDCNGFGYDPQLDFSKILEEASKHTNDVKFSLSPVYSEEKKVEVEAAKNKKSWKRSLFFWFKLGKKSSKHSRTSKTNASNCSHVPNHKHGPVSGPLFGNGGNLAHIQRSIRRSTSGPLASCFTPTRAEENEVRYMCLAQQSHPSVVQAFGPIYLVT from the exons ATGAAGACAGCTCCTGTTTTCCCTAAGGGTGAGGTTGGGGATTGCAATGGGTTTGGTTATGATCCTCAGTTGGATTTCTCAAAG ATTTTAGAAGAAGCAAGCAAGCATACAAATGATGTGAAATTCTCGTTGTCACCAGTGTACTCAGAAGAAAAGAAGGTTGAGGTTGAAGCTGCGAAGAACAAAAAGTCATGGAAAAGATCATTGTTCTTCTGGTTTAAGCTTGGCAAGAAGAGCTCAAAACACAGTAGAACATCCAAAACCAATGCCTCAAATTGCTCTCATGTTCCAAATCATAAACATGGTCCAGTTTCAGGTCCGTTATTTGGAAATGGAGGTAACTTGGCTCATATCCAGCGTAGCATTCGACGCTCGACATCGGGGCCCCTTGCTAGTTGCTTCACTCCGACAAGAGCAGAAGAAAATGAAGTACGTTACATGTGTCTAGCCCAACAAAGTCATCCTTCAGTTGTTCAGGCTTTTGGGCCAATCTACCTGGTCACATGA
- the LOC105056658 gene encoding uncharacterized protein isoform X1, with amino-acid sequence MEFLVVVLFALWYPIRSIFKFIVFIAILFWVAREMKTAPVFPKGEVGDCNGFGYDPQLDFSKILEEASKHTNDVKFSLSPVYSEEKKVEVEAAKNKKSWKRSLFFWFKLGKKSSKHSRTSKTNASNCSHVPNHKHGPVSGPLFGNGGNLAHIQRSIRRSTSGPLASCFTPTRAEENEVRYMCLAQQSHPSVVQAFGPIYLVT; translated from the exons ATGGAGTTTCTTGTGGTTGTTTTGTTTGCCTTATGGTATCCTATTCGTTCTATCTTCAAGTTTATTGTATTCATTGCAATTCTTTTCTGGGTTGCCAGAGAGATGAAGACAGCTCCTGTTTTCCCTAAGGGTGAGGTTGGGGATTGCAATGGGTTTGGTTATGATCCTCAGTTGGATTTCTCAAAG ATTTTAGAAGAAGCAAGCAAGCATACAAATGATGTGAAATTCTCGTTGTCACCAGTGTACTCAGAAGAAAAGAAGGTTGAGGTTGAAGCTGCGAAGAACAAAAAGTCATGGAAAAGATCATTGTTCTTCTGGTTTAAGCTTGGCAAGAAGAGCTCAAAACACAGTAGAACATCCAAAACCAATGCCTCAAATTGCTCTCATGTTCCAAATCATAAACATGGTCCAGTTTCAGGTCCGTTATTTGGAAATGGAGGTAACTTGGCTCATATCCAGCGTAGCATTCGACGCTCGACATCGGGGCCCCTTGCTAGTTGCTTCACTCCGACAAGAGCAGAAGAAAATGAAGTACGTTACATGTGTCTAGCCCAACAAAGTCATCCTTCAGTTGTTCAGGCTTTTGGGCCAATCTACCTGGTCACATGA